ttatctgAATCTGTACTGTACTTATGTCTATAAGGCGTTGACAGGGCCGGATTGGACAAAATCGGCCCACCGAGTTTTCCGTACCTTAAAAGCCCACTTACAAACtgggtatatatatacacacattctTATTCCGtgcatagttttattattttaaagtcttCATTACTTCAacttttatcatattttcaGTCAGCGCGGTCCCTCATGACTTCAATGGCCCAGAATTGTCGCGGCCCACGGAGTTTTACTCGTTAACTTGCCGGGCTAATCCGGCCCGGGGCGttgatatttacttaaataaataagtaaataataattaaactcatATTTTTGTAACTGAAATTTTAAACATACGTTTATATTCCACTCCTGTTCGTTGTATTCATACTCCACATCACCTTATTAAGTACTAATTGCATACATTTTGCCATTTTTCAGATTTGGATTTGCTACCGAACATTCGCCTagatgtattatacctacttgttgTGAAATAGATGGTACATCTATTCCTgacatatataaatgtaaagaTGAACAAACACTTATGTTAGCTTTGACAAACTTCAtacatatgttattttacaagtaaaaatatatttaaattttttaacaatgtgtaattattataaaccagcagcaaaacaaaattgtttgtattttccAGATATGCGCTAGTGGCACCTAaagataaaaaagtaataattgttGAGTCATTATTATCACCaacaatatttaaagaaatactTGCTAAAGTGTTGTTTATTACTTACGAAGTAAGGTACTATAGTTTATAACAGAatgatatgataaaatatggtattttaatgCAGGTTACATCTCTATGTTTTGTCCCATCACATTGTGCTTCTTTGTTTACACTTGGAATTTCTACCGGTCTAGTACTTGATGTAGGATACAAAGAAGTTATTCTTATACCAGTATGTGAAGGAGTACCTATTCTACGTCTGTGGCAAGCAATGCCATTGGCAGGACAAGCGGtagaaaatcaaatcaaaactCGTATTGATATAGGTCAATTATCTGATGAATCGATTGACAGTATTGCTGAAGATATTAAAGGTActggataaatatattttgtgttattatcataatattttttattaatttattatttatttgatgcaATTTTTATTCAGCTAGATGCTGTTTTGTGACTACATTAAAACGTAGCAAAATTTTAGCCACAGGTCAAAGTGTTGAGCCTAAAACTTCTGATGTTGAATATCATATAAATGGAGAAAGATCCATAACAATATCTGGAGATATTAGGGAAACAGTC
This portion of the Acyrthosiphon pisum isolate AL4f chromosome A1, pea_aphid_22Mar2018_4r6ur, whole genome shotgun sequence genome encodes:
- the LOC100162059 gene encoding actin-related protein 10 isoform X1; protein product: MKIESDFLPEKQCIVIDIGTKYTKFGFATEHSPRCIIPTCCEIDGTSIPDIYKCKDEQTLMLALTNFIHMLFYKYALVAPKDKKVIIVESLLSPTIFKEILAKVLFITYEVTSLCFVPSHCASLFTLGISTGLVLDVGYKEVILIPVCEGVPILRLWQAMPLAGQAVENQIKTRIDIGQLSDESIDSIAEDIKARCCFVTTLKRSKILATGQSVEPKTSDVEYHINGERSITISGDIRETVHDVLFEENIDEMSITTMILETIINSNVDIRLKLAENIVLIGGTVMAKGFMSRLKEELVEKLKCSKYNNLKITKFKFHVAPAYENYIAWLGGSIFGSTNNLNIVSQTRENYINENYVPDWPTTFTRQKTE
- the LOC100162059 gene encoding actin-related protein 10 isoform X2, whose product is MLALTNFIHMLFYKYALVAPKDKKVIIVESLLSPTIFKEILAKVLFITYEVTSLCFVPSHCASLFTLGISTGLVLDVGYKEVILIPVCEGVPILRLWQAMPLAGQAVENQIKTRIDIGQLSDESIDSIAEDIKARCCFVTTLKRSKILATGQSVEPKTSDVEYHINGERSITISGDIRETVHDVLFEENIDEMSITTMILETIINSNVDIRLKLAENIVLIGGTVMAKGFMSRLKEELVEKLKCSKYNNLKITKFKFHVAPAYENYIAWLGGSIFGSTNNLNIVSQTRENYINENYVPDWPTTFTRQKTE